In the genome of Leptospira kanakyensis, one region contains:
- a CDS encoding LIC_11695 family lipoprotein, protein MKTKIKTLLTLITLGLIVFQCDLFDPKDKVTSDDLVSMLALQQINANSMSEAQRLGLNVAYSHRFSIKNGPHLFCREYSTAYLEKQAEWEKDMEQTYTTIGNAIGIQIVVERLNGPCAVTNKVAACHYDGVDGINDLIPYAYTTEGEHKYLIPANAYYGTTDLKSAKEACERFKGTYVCYDPSKCWQ, encoded by the coding sequence TAGGACTAATTGTATTCCAATGTGATTTGTTTGATCCTAAAGATAAAGTTACCAGTGATGATCTGGTTTCGATGCTCGCCTTACAACAAATCAATGCCAATAGTATGAGTGAAGCGCAAAGATTAGGTTTAAATGTTGCGTATAGCCATAGATTCAGTATCAAAAATGGCCCACATCTATTTTGCCGTGAATATTCCACTGCCTATTTAGAGAAACAAGCAGAATGGGAAAAAGATATGGAACAAACCTATACAACCATTGGAAATGCAATTGGTATTCAGATTGTTGTAGAAAGATTAAACGGTCCATGTGCTGTCACGAATAAAGTAGCTGCCTGTCATTATGACGGCGTGGATGGAATTAATGATCTGATTCCTTATGCCTACACTACCGAAGGTGAACATAAATACTTAATCCCTGCAAACGCATACTACGGAACCACTGACTTAAAGAGTGCGAAAGAAGCTTGCGAAAGATTCAAAGGCACTTATGTTTGTTACGATCCAAGCAAATGTTGGCAATAA
- a CDS encoding PepSY-associated TM helix domain-containing protein, translating into MKAKTWYQIHMVLGIFGASFLLVLGLTGSLLVYGKELQSLTGAHSIVIQKNRLPLDDLYKRLLTQIPKGSVAGWLLSDLNDQADQVWFHDLETPSRESVYLVNPYNGTVIGKLKENRSDSLYGFLIVLHYSLFMGGVGYFLTGCIAFIYLFLAISGIKLYKRFWVSLFRLRWKESAQILFSDLHKFVGINAIWFHLVLAITGGWWSLRDTVILRYPEEKVVHHLWNSNDSIDQLVEKTKIEIPGFRLGYVSFPHHSKEEPIGIYGNRFDSSGFESRYGSYIRYDVNTKQIFDKVDMSKESFLNQVLDSFRPLHFGTFANHFSKVIWVIGGLSPAILAISGLSIYYIKRKNKRRRTQKIPLSSSV; encoded by the coding sequence GTGAAAGCAAAAACTTGGTATCAAATCCACATGGTTCTCGGAATTTTTGGAGCCAGTTTTCTTTTGGTTTTAGGCCTAACGGGTTCACTCCTTGTTTACGGAAAGGAGCTGCAATCATTGACAGGTGCACATTCGATCGTGATTCAAAAAAACAGATTACCTTTGGATGATTTATACAAACGACTGTTAACACAAATTCCAAAAGGTTCGGTAGCAGGTTGGTTGTTATCTGATTTGAATGACCAAGCGGATCAAGTTTGGTTTCATGATTTAGAAACTCCAAGTCGCGAATCTGTTTATTTGGTCAATCCATACAATGGAACTGTCATAGGAAAACTAAAAGAGAATCGAAGTGATAGTCTCTATGGATTTTTGATCGTTTTACATTATAGTCTTTTTATGGGTGGAGTGGGATATTTTTTAACGGGATGTATCGCGTTTATTTATTTGTTTTTAGCAATTAGTGGGATCAAACTTTATAAAAGATTTTGGGTGAGTTTGTTTCGCCTTCGATGGAAAGAAAGTGCACAAATTCTTTTTTCCGACTTACACAAGTTTGTTGGTATCAATGCAATTTGGTTCCATTTGGTTTTGGCTATCACTGGTGGGTGGTGGAGTTTGCGAGATACAGTGATACTCAGATACCCAGAAGAAAAGGTAGTTCACCATTTATGGAATTCGAATGATTCGATTGATCAGTTGGTGGAAAAAACAAAAATTGAAATTCCTGGATTTCGATTAGGATATGTTTCTTTTCCACACCATTCCAAAGAAGAGCCAATAGGAATCTATGGGAATCGATTTGATTCTTCTGGATTTGAAAGTCGCTATGGTTCTTATATTCGTTATGATGTAAATACCAAACAAATATTTGATAAAGTGGATATGTCAAAGGAAAGTTTTTTGAACCAAGTTTTAGATTCTTTTCGCCCGCTTCATTTCGGAACCTTTGCGAATCATTTTAGTAAAGTAATTTGGGTGATCGGAGGACTTTCCCCGGCAATACTTGCAATCAGTGGACTAAGTATTTATTATATAAAGAGAAAGAATAAAAGAAGAAGAACCCAAAAGATTCCCTTGAGTTCTTCTGTTTGA
- a CDS encoding nitrate reductase, translated as MTRESYASTCSYCGVGCGITVHKLGPTEISVEGDKDHPANKGLLCSKGMNLHYTVMDTTDRVFHPMFRKDKNLPLSKVSWDSALNGISDKFKKLIQAYGPDSVGFYVSGQLLTEEYYIINKLIKGFIGSNNIDTNSRLCMSSAVVGYKMALGEDSVPISYEDIELADCFLIAGANPAWCHPILFRRIEAHKKNNPEVKIIVVDPRKTDTCEDADLHLQIHPGTDIYLFHAIAKVLIENGWIDSEFIQTHTEGFAELKIILEKFDILSAAETCGIPVEEIRLAASYIGKSKGFLSLWAMGLNQSVVGVNKNLALLNLSLLTGKIGKPGSGPFSLTGQPNAMGGREVGGLSNLLPAHRDLSNANHREEVANFWGVDSGVIQSKPGYTAVEMFENLRTGKMKAVWIICTNPTTSLPDARMVEQGLRAAELVVVQDISMNSAAIPYADYVLPAAGWAEKQGTMTNSDRRITYLPKILEPPGEALADTIIIQKFAEKMGFGPSFQYQSEEDVFLEHCALTKNTKIDISGLSYSILKEKRSVQWPYPHKDHGGTPRLFSDHIFYRANGKAKISDVSPDDTSEKTSEEFPFILTTGRIRDQWHTMTRTGKVQKLMEHKSEPYLEIHPEDAKRIGVIDGRITEVSNDRGVVRVRAKITDTIKQGTVFLPMHWGKKNKNDESRANNLTNKSYDPFSKQPGFKISAVQVKPYTKEIEKILIIGGGNSTHAFIKNYKELSPDDEITVICKEDNPLYNRILLPDFISGEKEFHELSSADSEEVVSWNINLHTGTSVTEILPEAKIVKDAFGNSHSYNKLILATGSSPQIPKYIGPDMVGVFSLRAKTDADKIKGFFVPDSHALIVGGGLLGLELAAALKSLNVKVTVLVRTDRLMSKQLDSIACEILKEEIEKREIEVLFNSEISKINGYGRISNVELKDGRKLQPDGIVYAMGTSPNLHLAKGLNFELGEGIKVNEFLQTNDPDIYAIGEVAEHTSGVYGTVLAAEEQAKVAASHIFGYKYKTYNGSLHSNLLKIPGLELVSLRLPGVSFENLSDEYEEIVFLDRKRRRYKKCIVKGDKLVGAILIGDKAEFVEYKTLIASGVELGEKRGKLLSGGTGAKPPKGAVVCSCNGVGRGNIEDEIKNGAKNLESIMANTGAGTGCGSCRPEVGKILKELAH; from the coding sequence ATGACGAGAGAATCCTATGCATCGACTTGTTCCTATTGTGGGGTGGGGTGTGGTATCACTGTCCACAAACTGGGCCCTACTGAGATTTCGGTGGAAGGGGACAAAGACCATCCAGCGAACAAGGGACTATTATGTTCGAAGGGGATGAATCTTCATTATACGGTAATGGATACGACAGACCGTGTTTTTCATCCTATGTTTAGGAAAGATAAAAATCTTCCTTTATCGAAAGTTAGCTGGGATTCAGCATTAAACGGAATTTCTGATAAATTTAAAAAGTTAATCCAGGCGTATGGGCCTGATTCGGTTGGATTTTATGTGTCCGGCCAACTCCTTACCGAAGAATATTATATCATCAACAAACTCATTAAAGGATTTATCGGTAGCAATAATATTGATACAAACTCTCGTCTTTGTATGAGTTCCGCTGTTGTGGGATATAAAATGGCATTGGGAGAAGATAGTGTTCCTATCTCTTATGAAGACATTGAACTTGCAGATTGTTTTTTAATTGCTGGTGCTAATCCTGCATGGTGTCATCCGATTTTATTTCGTAGGATTGAGGCTCATAAAAAAAATAATCCAGAAGTAAAGATCATCGTTGTTGATCCCAGAAAAACGGATACATGTGAAGATGCCGACTTACATTTACAAATCCATCCAGGAACAGATATTTATCTTTTTCATGCAATCGCAAAGGTTCTCATTGAGAATGGTTGGATCGATTCTGAATTCATTCAAACCCATACAGAAGGTTTTGCAGAATTAAAAATCATATTAGAAAAATTCGATATTCTATCCGCGGCAGAAACTTGTGGAATTCCAGTAGAGGAAATTCGATTAGCAGCGTCTTACATTGGTAAGTCGAAAGGATTTTTATCCTTATGGGCGATGGGTCTCAATCAAAGTGTTGTGGGTGTGAATAAAAATCTAGCTCTTCTTAATTTATCCCTTCTTACCGGCAAAATTGGGAAACCTGGAAGTGGCCCATTTTCATTGACCGGCCAACCGAACGCGATGGGCGGAAGAGAGGTCGGTGGCCTGAGTAATCTTTTACCAGCGCATCGTGATCTGAGTAATGCAAATCATAGAGAAGAAGTCGCCAATTTTTGGGGAGTAGATTCTGGAGTCATCCAAAGTAAACCGGGTTATACTGCTGTGGAGATGTTTGAAAATCTGCGCACAGGAAAAATGAAAGCGGTTTGGATTATTTGTACCAATCCCACTACTAGTTTACCGGATGCCCGAATGGTGGAACAAGGGTTACGTGCTGCAGAACTCGTAGTAGTCCAAGATATCTCCATGAATTCTGCTGCCATTCCTTATGCAGACTATGTTCTTCCCGCGGCTGGTTGGGCTGAAAAACAAGGAACCATGACAAATTCTGATCGTAGGATCACTTATCTTCCTAAAATTCTAGAACCACCTGGTGAAGCGTTAGCTGATACGATTATCATTCAAAAGTTTGCAGAGAAGATGGGATTTGGACCATCCTTTCAATACCAATCAGAAGAAGATGTATTTTTAGAACATTGTGCTTTAACAAAAAATACAAAAATTGATATCAGTGGATTAAGTTATTCCATCTTAAAAGAAAAACGTTCTGTGCAGTGGCCCTATCCACATAAAGACCATGGAGGAACACCGCGGTTATTTTCTGATCATATTTTTTATCGTGCCAATGGGAAAGCGAAGATATCAGATGTATCACCTGACGATACTTCAGAGAAAACATCTGAAGAGTTTCCTTTTATTCTGACTACAGGTCGGATTCGCGACCAGTGGCATACGATGACAAGAACTGGAAAAGTTCAAAAACTAATGGAACACAAGTCGGAACCGTATTTGGAAATCCATCCAGAAGATGCAAAGCGGATTGGAGTGATCGATGGTAGAATCACAGAAGTTTCCAATGACAGGGGAGTGGTTCGTGTTCGTGCTAAAATTACTGATACCATCAAACAAGGTACTGTGTTTTTACCCATGCATTGGGGGAAAAAAAATAAAAATGATGAGTCTCGCGCGAACAACCTAACAAACAAATCTTATGATCCGTTTTCCAAACAACCTGGGTTTAAAATTTCTGCCGTTCAAGTGAAACCTTATACCAAAGAAATAGAAAAGATACTCATCATAGGTGGTGGGAATAGTACCCATGCATTCATTAAAAATTATAAAGAACTTTCTCCCGATGATGAAATCACAGTTATTTGTAAGGAAGACAATCCTTTATACAATCGTATTTTACTCCCTGATTTTATCAGTGGTGAAAAAGAATTTCATGAACTTTCCAGTGCAGATTCGGAAGAAGTAGTTTCCTGGAACATCAATCTCCACACTGGAACCTCGGTAACAGAAATTTTACCAGAAGCAAAAATTGTCAAAGATGCTTTCGGGAATTCTCATTCGTATAACAAACTAATATTGGCGACAGGAAGTTCTCCACAAATTCCAAAATACATCGGACCCGACATGGTAGGTGTTTTTAGTTTACGTGCAAAAACTGATGCTGATAAAATCAAAGGTTTTTTTGTTCCCGATTCGCACGCTCTCATAGTTGGTGGTGGCCTGCTTGGACTAGAACTTGCTGCAGCCCTGAAATCATTGAATGTAAAAGTTACAGTTCTTGTAAGGACAGACAGGTTAATGTCCAAACAATTGGATTCAATTGCTTGTGAGATTTTGAAAGAAGAAATAGAAAAAAGGGAAATCGAAGTTCTTTTTAATTCAGAAATTTCAAAAATCAATGGTTATGGTCGGATCTCCAATGTTGAATTGAAAGATGGTAGAAAATTACAACCCGATGGAATTGTTTATGCGATGGGAACAAGTCCCAATTTACACTTAGCAAAGGGATTAAATTTCGAATTGGGTGAAGGGATCAAAGTAAATGAATTTTTGCAAACAAATGATCCTGATATTTATGCTATTGGCGAAGTAGCAGAACATACAAGTGGTGTTTACGGAACTGTCCTTGCTGCCGAAGAACAAGCTAAAGTTGCCGCATCACATATATTTGGTTATAAATATAAAACATATAATGGCTCTTTACATTCCAATCTATTAAAAATTCCCGGATTGGAACTTGTTTCCTTAAGACTCCCAGGTGTTTCTTTTGAAAATTTATCTGATGAATATGAAGAAATTGTATTCCTGGATCGAAAAAGAAGACGTTATAAAAAATGTATAGTCAAAGGAGACAAGTTGGTTGGTGCCATTCTCATTGGCGATAAAGCAGAGTTTGTTGAATACAAAACCTTAATTGCAAGTGGTGTAGAACTTGGAGAAAAAAGAGGGAAGTTACTCTCTGGAGGTACGGGCGCCAAACCACCGAAAGGTGCTGTGGTGTGTTCGTGTAATGGAGTGGGTCGGGGCAATATCGAAGATGAAATCAAAAATGGAGCTAAGAATTTAGAATCCATTATGGCGAACACAGGTGCTGGAACTGGGTGTGGAAGTTGTCGCCCTGAAGTTGGTAAAATACTCAAAGAGTTGGCACACTAG
- the nirB gene encoding nitrite reductase large subunit NirB: MIKRKLIVIGNGMVGHRFCEKLVEFGGTDKFEITVLGEEPRRAYDRVHLSEYFADKSADSLYLCSPDWYRTNGIKLLLSEPAISIDTIKRKLVTNLGTELDFDELIFATGSSPFVPPLEGLDKEGVFVYRTIEDLEQTMEYSKKVKKAAVLGGGLLGLEAAKALVDLGKETHVVEFAPRLMPRQLDDGGAAILKSKIEEIGVEIHLNKQTEKVLGDSKIEGFEFKDGGNLKFDMLIVSAGIRPRDELAKEAGIAVGERGGIIVDDGMGTNVYGIYAIGEVALHRNFIYGLVAPGYEMAETLAFNLCSPGSKPKVYLGSDLSTKLKLIGVEVASFGDALGQTEHIPIVFKNPRSGVYKKLVISPDGKYLLGGILVGDAKAYGNLLSFYLNKMELPEEPETLIVGSVSAENLFGADSLPDDAKICSCNNVSKGNILTAIREKECYDITSLKNCSKAGSGCGGCLPQVNSILKAELKVQGKVVTEHLCEHFKYSRKELFQVIKVKSLKTFPDVIREIGRGNGCEVCKPAVASIIASIWNEPILKHREIQDTNDKYLANIQRGGTYSVVPRIPGGEITPDKLIAIGDVAKKYNLYCKITGGQRIDLLGARIDQLPAIWKDLIEFGFESGHAYGKSMRTVKSCVGSTWCRFGVQDSTSFAIKLEERYKGIRAPHKLKCGVSGCIRECAEARGKDFGIIATERGWNLYIGGNGGVNPKHAILFAEDLDEDTCIKYIDRYMMFYIRTADKLMRTSTWLEQLEGGIDYLKDVVINDRLGINSQLDEEMNALVNTYLCEWKDVVEDTEKQKKFRHFINSPETDPNIKFIEERGQIRPVDWVETDLVKS, encoded by the coding sequence ATGATCAAGCGAAAGTTAATCGTCATTGGAAACGGGATGGTTGGGCATAGATTCTGCGAAAAGTTAGTAGAGTTTGGTGGAACTGATAAATTTGAAATCACTGTCCTCGGAGAAGAACCAAGACGCGCCTATGACCGTGTCCATCTTTCAGAATACTTTGCCGATAAATCTGCGGACTCACTTTATCTCTGCTCTCCTGATTGGTATAGAACCAATGGAATTAAATTATTATTATCTGAACCAGCAATCTCTATTGATACCATCAAACGAAAGTTAGTTACAAATTTAGGAACAGAATTAGATTTTGATGAATTAATTTTTGCCACTGGTTCATCTCCTTTTGTACCTCCACTAGAGGGATTAGACAAAGAAGGAGTTTTTGTTTATCGAACCATCGAAGACTTAGAACAAACCATGGAATACAGCAAAAAAGTTAAAAAAGCAGCTGTACTCGGTGGAGGATTACTTGGGCTCGAAGCGGCAAAAGCACTTGTTGATTTAGGAAAAGAAACTCATGTTGTAGAGTTTGCACCAAGACTCATGCCAAGACAATTGGATGATGGTGGTGCTGCCATTCTCAAATCAAAAATTGAAGAGATTGGTGTTGAAATTCATTTAAACAAACAAACAGAAAAAGTTCTCGGTGATTCAAAAATAGAAGGATTTGAATTCAAAGATGGTGGGAATCTAAAATTTGATATGCTCATTGTTTCTGCAGGGATTCGTCCTCGAGATGAACTAGCAAAAGAAGCAGGAATTGCTGTTGGAGAACGCGGTGGTATCATCGTAGATGATGGAATGGGAACCAATGTATACGGTATTTATGCCATTGGAGAAGTAGCATTACATAGAAATTTTATTTACGGACTTGTTGCACCTGGGTATGAGATGGCAGAAACCTTGGCTTTCAATTTATGTAGCCCTGGAAGCAAACCCAAAGTATATCTTGGCTCTGATCTATCCACAAAACTCAAGTTAATTGGAGTTGAAGTAGCATCCTTTGGCGATGCTTTAGGACAAACAGAACATATCCCTATTGTATTTAAGAATCCTAGAAGTGGTGTTTATAAAAAATTAGTCATCTCTCCTGATGGGAAATACCTTCTCGGTGGAATCCTTGTGGGTGATGCCAAAGCATATGGAAACTTATTATCCTTTTATTTAAACAAAATGGAACTTCCAGAAGAACCAGAAACTTTGATTGTAGGTTCTGTTTCTGCTGAAAATCTTTTTGGTGCAGATTCATTACCAGACGATGCCAAAATCTGTTCTTGTAATAATGTTTCTAAAGGGAATATCCTCACTGCCATTCGCGAAAAAGAATGTTACGACATTACTAGTTTAAAGAATTGTTCGAAAGCAGGAAGTGGATGTGGCGGATGTTTGCCTCAAGTTAACTCCATTTTGAAAGCTGAGTTAAAAGTGCAAGGTAAGGTAGTCACAGAACATCTCTGCGAACACTTTAAATATTCAAGAAAAGAACTTTTCCAAGTCATCAAAGTAAAATCACTCAAAACATTTCCTGATGTCATAAGAGAAATTGGTCGTGGCAACGGTTGTGAAGTTTGTAAACCAGCAGTTGCATCCATTATCGCAAGCATTTGGAATGAACCCATTCTCAAACATAGAGAAATTCAAGATACAAATGACAAATACCTTGCCAACATCCAAAGAGGAGGAACTTACTCAGTAGTTCCAAGAATCCCTGGTGGAGAAATCACTCCAGACAAACTCATTGCGATTGGTGATGTTGCTAAAAAATACAATTTGTATTGTAAAATCACCGGTGGACAACGTATCGATTTGTTAGGTGCAAGGATCGACCAACTCCCTGCAATTTGGAAGGATTTAATCGAGTTTGGATTTGAAAGTGGACATGCTTATGGAAAGTCCATGCGAACAGTGAAAAGTTGTGTCGGATCTACTTGGTGTCGGTTCGGAGTCCAAGACAGCACATCCTTTGCAATCAAATTAGAAGAACGATACAAGGGAATTCGTGCTCCTCATAAATTAAAGTGCGGAGTGTCCGGTTGTATCCGTGAATGTGCCGAAGCACGAGGAAAAGATTTTGGAATCATTGCCACAGAAAGAGGTTGGAACCTATATATCGGTGGAAACGGTGGGGTGAATCCGAAACATGCCATTCTTTTTGCAGAAGATTTGGATGAAGATACTTGCATCAAGTATATCGATCGTTATATGATGTTTTATATCCGAACTGCAGATAAACTCATGAGAACCTCCACTTGGTTAGAACAATTGGAAGGTGGGATCGATTATCTAAAAGATGTGGTGATCAACGATAGACTCGGGATCAACTCCCAACTCGATGAAGAGATGAATGCACTTGTGAACACTTACCTTTGTGAGTGGAAAGACGTGGTTGAGGATACTGAAAAACAAAAGAAATTTAGACATTTCATTAACAGTCCAGAAACAGATCCAAACATCAAATTCATCGAAGAACGTGGCCAAATTCGCCCAGTGGATTGGGTAGAAACAGATTTAGTTAAATCATAA
- the nirD gene encoding nitrite reductase small subunit NirD, whose product MVSEIKNKERVFIGSVSEFEKEGGVSAKIGDKQIAIFYFDSRNEWYACDNACPHTGDMVLSRGFLGDTNGEPKVVCPLHKRNYSLTSGECLSGEHYKVNVYPVIVENGSVYVEIDTSDKK is encoded by the coding sequence ATGGTATCAGAGATTAAAAACAAAGAACGTGTATTCATAGGATCAGTTTCTGAATTTGAAAAAGAAGGCGGAGTGTCCGCAAAAATTGGTGATAAACAAATTGCGATTTTCTATTTTGATTCACGAAACGAATGGTATGCATGTGATAACGCTTGTCCACATACAGGAGATATGGTTTTATCACGTGGTTTTTTAGGTGATACGAATGGAGAACCAAAAGTAGTTTGCCCTTTACATAAACGAAATTATTCACTCACTAGCGGTGAATGTCTCAGTGGTGAACATTACAAGGTCAATGTGTATCCAGTGATTGTGGAAAATGGATCGGTGTATGTAGAAATAGATACATCGGATAAAAAGTAA
- the cobA gene encoding uroporphyrinogen-III C-methyltransferase: MNSQINQRTKGKVYLVGAGPGDPELLTVKALKTLRKADVVFYDDLVSPRILGVCRKKIQMVYVGKRLGVHSCLQDEINDKLIQAASEFKTVVRLKGGDPSIFGRVGEEYASLLAEGISCEIVAGITTASGVASSLGFPLTHRDYAREILFLSGHKKDGVNSDAFKNLNCVGKTIIVYMGLNSIDLIVSELLEAGNSKETNIAIIQNATLDTERVFTGNLDSIQSIIKENQVKSPAILVIGEIVRFYLEMENLKNDCSSILSPL; encoded by the coding sequence ATGAATTCACAGATAAACCAAAGAACCAAAGGTAAAGTGTATTTGGTCGGGGCAGGACCTGGTGATCCAGAACTTTTAACTGTCAAAGCTCTCAAAACGTTACGAAAAGCAGATGTTGTTTTTTATGATGATTTGGTTTCACCCAGGATCCTTGGTGTTTGTCGGAAAAAAATCCAAATGGTTTATGTAGGAAAAAGACTTGGAGTTCATAGTTGTTTGCAAGATGAAATCAATGACAAACTCATCCAAGCTGCGAGTGAATTCAAGACAGTGGTTAGGTTAAAGGGTGGTGATCCATCTATATTCGGAAGAGTGGGTGAAGAGTATGCAAGTTTACTCGCCGAAGGAATTTCTTGTGAGATCGTTGCAGGAATTACAACTGCCTCAGGTGTTGCCTCTTCATTAGGATTTCCTTTGACACATAGAGATTATGCAAGAGAGATCCTATTCCTTTCAGGTCATAAAAAAGACGGGGTCAATTCCGATGCCTTTAAGAACCTTAATTGTGTTGGTAAAACCATTATCGTTTATATGGGCCTAAATTCTATTGATCTGATCGTTTCAGAGTTACTCGAAGCAGGAAATTCTAAAGAAACAAATATCGCCATAATTCAAAACGCAACCTTAGATACGGAACGCGTTTTTACAGGAAATTTAGATTCGATCCAGTCCATCATCAAAGAAAACCAGGTGAAATCTCCGGCCATCCTTGTGATTGGAGAAATTGTTCGTTTCTACCTTGAGATGGAAAATTTGAAAAATGACTGTTCTTCCATCCTATCACCCTTATAA
- the moaCB gene encoding bifunctional molybdenum cofactor biosynthesis protein MoaC/MoaB translates to MNDITGKRTTLRYAEAEGFVYCNAETINRVKTNNLPKGDLFGVAKAAALLGSKKTAELIPHCHPVPIDSFSIQFEILEEKNAIRIQTEAKSIGKTGIEMEALTGVTVAALVIYDLLKPIDKQIEISSVRLLQKKGGKTDAQISKFAKGSNAKILVCSDTCFAGKKEDGSGNAIAELLAKEGVEVLEIKIVPDEPTEIQNSVTTWALENVDLIITTGGTGLGPRDNTTDTIKQILDSEIPGVAEVMRSFGQDRTPFAMLSRSIAGRIKKSIVVSVPGSTNGAKESMTAILPAIFHAKKMMRGEGH, encoded by the coding sequence ATGAATGATATAACTGGTAAAAGAACCACCCTTCGTTATGCAGAAGCTGAAGGGTTTGTATACTGTAATGCTGAAACCATCAATCGAGTAAAAACTAACAATCTTCCCAAAGGAGATCTGTTTGGTGTCGCAAAGGCAGCTGCTCTATTGGGATCAAAAAAAACGGCAGAACTCATTCCTCATTGCCATCCAGTTCCGATTGATTCTTTTTCCATTCAATTTGAAATCTTAGAAGAAAAAAATGCCATTCGCATCCAAACAGAAGCCAAGTCGATTGGGAAAACTGGGATTGAGATGGAAGCACTGACAGGTGTTACAGTTGCAGCACTTGTGATTTATGATCTTTTAAAACCAATTGATAAACAAATTGAAATTTCTTCTGTTCGCCTCCTTCAAAAAAAAGGAGGGAAAACCGATGCACAAATATCCAAATTCGCAAAAGGTTCCAATGCCAAAATTCTAGTTTGTTCCGACACTTGTTTTGCTGGGAAAAAAGAAGATGGATCGGGAAACGCAATTGCCGAACTACTCGCAAAAGAAGGCGTAGAAGTTTTAGAAATTAAAATTGTTCCTGATGAACCAACAGAAATCCAAAACTCAGTCACAACCTGGGCACTTGAAAATGTAGATCTTATCATCACCACTGGTGGGACAGGACTTGGCCCAAGAGACAATACAACCGACACAATCAAACAAATATTAGATAGCGAAATTCCAGGTGTAGCAGAAGTCATGCGCTCCTTTGGACAAGATAGAACTCCTTTTGCTATGTTGTCTCGTTCCATTGCAGGAAGGATCAAAAAATCCATTGTAGTATCGGTTCCAGGAAGTACAAATGGTGCGAAAGAAAGTATGACAGCCATTTTACCTGCAATATTTCATGCTAAAAAAATGATGCGAGGAGAAGGCCATTGA